One window of Magallana gigas chromosome 2, xbMagGiga1.1, whole genome shotgun sequence genomic DNA carries:
- the LOC105342765 gene encoding uncharacterized protein isoform X2 gives MASLSFPTVCLLVLAGCAAYVTANGYGQSAYSYARPQIYAPARPSFGYAGTGVGGGLSGGLGLNSDLGGILPILLIFLVLGLAAPALIGSLQSVRDGTNDVLRSRSL, from the exons ATGGCATCTCTCAGTTTTCCCACTGTCTGTCTGCTTGTCCTCGCTGGATGTGCTGCTTACGTCACAGCCAATGGATACGGCCAGTCGGCCTACAGCTATGCCAGGCCACAGATATACGCCCCCGCCCGGCCCTCCTTTGGATACGCTGGTACCGGAGTCGGAGGTGGACTCTCAGGGGGCCTGGGACTTAACAGTGACCTCGGTGGGATACTCCCAATCCTTCTCATCT TTTTAGTCCTGGGGTTGGCAGCACCTGCTCTGATCGGTTCTCTACAGTCCGTTAGAGACGGAACCAATGACGTCCTCAGATCTAGGTCACTCTGA
- the LOC105331269 gene encoding collagen alpha-3(VI) chain: MGRMYIFLGLMKAFLCVIIIQTVESISYTLTQGDTRSISCSSSEYIDITYGRYYCWYSGSTVTSKIRTNCNYNYYCTIQAQNSWLDTNPCSGTTKTLAWTYYCRSIWGSWGSWSSCPGDCTTHNLVRYRSCVKPIGGCGSAPADYIACKRLGCYSSSEISRSTPDNKVYYSLTTDCFVATGRTSVAFRGRANNDLHIALGSVDSVTSGTHYEFIIGGWANTKSEIRFQIDSGTCVSYSGSVFSQTYFDEFWISWIGNYIRFGTGSNPGSNVLMSCYHSTPYAVNFIWIRSGWGSTGEWRFPNDVACKHVTNSDVSITTDDTSCNGRSYYACNSGYKQVAGNTQRTCGFGGILSGYPLVCSVSTCKIDIVFIVEASAYTSSIHSALMTAIGDLAGSLQISTSNILAGVITYDDTVDLNIDLDDYYSASTLDSSITSIPISNAASTVNLAEALRVGFYDFFTLSKGNRFTAFRYFVVIAKTYSSQTGATVADQIRMNLRNQLFTVGISPSASLITDLKAIAGDDSRHFEVSSPDDLYTKFNNILQKIAVCPDITFEPMTVECELDIVFIVERYNLRYTKRFLAELMDNITISSTGIKVGMVLFDSGASTVFRLNSHTSSESVRDDIEKISETNHTDHLVDKGLIEARDNVFTSTGGDRTDASNYYVIIVGPFESYPEAVAKDIRSSGSNYIFSIHIGNQYQTEYQKAVDTCGDYTKYTNVDSYENLINIKNDILQKITSCESVNITIPDCPLDIVFIMEDTDELSATEFNDMKSFFVSLVSRMTIGDTAIKIGVVTYADGATTAFPLNQYSTANGVIMGITNINQGNNAYNRSSRYVDRALKYIQMEFFTTGNGDRSNAANYYILLTGGPSAGNKAAAFGSAIRSIASSNIFIVGVNISSSDDSEFLDTVDDDKYLKAVNFSVLQCINDVVVPNITQCPDSVTPASLVSPSCQLDIVFIMEKTETSSHENYVFLKSFFSNIALQLDVSSSTIRIGVVTYDTDAYTTIALDTYMTPTDISYQILKLPEGTGKRNMIDKALIHTKDNFFTAANGDRASAANYYVFAIDGVRSGASIQAEYIMKGWPSTVFAIDINSGYEKEYRRTAGDNSRYFYASSYANLSAIESDVIAAITKCPVPQPVTTTDGSLMFADVSAPCLNSLIYLYPEDLTEGKDGGQNMMYLMTDFVYTITSCSRITSWEFSHWKSGYIDFMVWRPSGSNYKLVAYNTIYVSGKNTTTYTVVEYERIAVLDGDLIGWRSKGDNLVTSGPCLGPCAEGYKVTPNNVQIGEEFDWKNSGTSINGTAYAIKACLEDNTAISFSTSTISAKIPDHLPVGSFVTLLEPDGADYAEVVNYTVLQHSSYSNSMEYFTVDETSGQITVAKRFLKAKVKSDYAFLVRAKDSCNTTATATVSIQTQNMPPEVLGMPNVISITEETEGDAKLYTTIVEDPSGDSVCCSLESTLPKTNNFVVFGNDTGIRVNYSIMASESPAFSYRQYNSYIVKLCCDDDEDKSTGVLIVNIKKPNKTTTYEPPGWFMLSIGISCVPIFLMALMACVVLIQTMFVPEELKKK, translated from the exons CTTCGTCAGAAATCAGCAGAAGTACCCCCGATAACAAGGTGTACTATAGTCTGACCACCGACTGTTTCGTGGCCACAGGAAGAACGTCCGTTGCCTTTAGAGGAAGGGCAAACAATGATCTTCATATCGCGTTGGGTAGTGTAGACAGCGTAACTAGCGGTACCCATTACGAATTCATAATCGGAGGGTGGGCTAACACTAAATCTGAAATAAGATTCCAAATTGATTCTGGGACATGTGTTTCTTATAGTGGATCTGTTTTTAGCCAAACATATTTCGACGAATTTTGGATTTCTTGGATTGGAAATTATATCCGTTTCGGAACAGGGAGTAATCCAGGGAGTAATGTTCTCATGAGTTGCTATCATTCGACTCCATACGCCGTCAATTTTATCTGGATTAGGTCAGGATGGGGCTCCACAGGCGAATGGAGATTCCcaaatg ATGTTGCATGCAAACACGTTACTAATTCCGATGTCAGCATTACCACAGATGACACATCCTGCAACGGAAGGAGTTACTACGCTTGTAACTCTGGATACAAACAGGTCGCAGGAAACACACAACGTACATGTGGATTTGGCGGAATTCTGTCTGGGTATCCACTTGTCTGCTCTG TTTCGACATGCAAAATCGACATAGTGTTCATCGTTGAAGCTTCGGCCTATACTTCCTCGATTCATTCAGCATTAATGACAGCTATTGGCGATTTGGCGGGAAGTCTACAAATTTCTACAAGTAATATTTTAGCTGGAGTCATTACATATGACGATACTGTGGACCTAAACATCGACCTCGATGACTACTACTCCGCTTCGACACTGGATAGCTCCATTACATCAATACCAATATCAAACGCCGCATCTACCGTAAACCTGGCTGAAGCTCTGCGAGTTGGATTTTACGACTTTTTCACATTATCCAAAGGAAACAGATTCACAGCTTTCAGATATTTCGTCGTGATTGCGAAAACATATTCTTCACAGACAGGTGCCACAGTGGCTGATCAAATCAGAATGAACCTAAGAAATCAACTCTTTACCGTTG GTATTTCTCCGTCTGCTTCATTAATCACCGATTTAAAAGCAATCGCTGGTGACGATAGCAGACACTTTGAAGTTAGTTCTCCAGATGATTTGTATACCAAATTCAACAACATTCTTCAGAAAATCGCTGTTTGTCCCGATATAACCTTTGAGCCTATGACAGTTG AATGTGAACTGGATATTGTGTTCATCGTAGAAAGATACAACTTACGATACACAAAAAGATTCCTAGCGGAGTTAATGGACAACATAACTATTTCAAGTACTGGCATTAAAGTCGGTATGGTTTTATTTGATTCTGGTGCGTCAACTGTATTTAGACTAAACTCTCATACTTCCTCTGAATCTGTTCGAGATGACATAGAAAAGATTTCAGAGACGAATCATACCGATCATTTGGTAGACAAAGGGTTGATAGAAGCCCGGGACAATGTGTTTACCTCCACTGGGGGAGATCGTACGGATGCCAGTAACTACTACGTGATTATTGTCGGACCATTCGAAAGTTATCCGGAAGCTGTAGCAAAGGACATAAGGAGTAGTGGGAGCAACTACATCTTTTCAATTC ATATTGGTAACCAGTACCAAACCGAATACCAGAAGGCCGTTGATACATGTGGAGACTACACCAAATACACAAATGTTGATTCTTACGAGAATCtgattaacattaaaaatgacATCCTTCAAAAAATCACATCGTGCGAGAGCGTAAACATAACCATCCCAG acTGTCCATTAGACATTGTTTTCATCATGGAGGATACAGATGAACTAAGTGCTACGGAATTTAACGACATGAAAAGCTTTTTTGTGAGTTTGGTGTCCCGTATGACCATTGGAGACACTGCAATTAAGATAGGGGTTGTGACTTACGCTGATGGGGCCACCACTGCTTTCCCGTTGAACCAGTACTCTACAGCCAATGGAGTCATTATGGGAATCACTAACATTAACCAGGGAAATAATGCCTACAACAGGAGCAGCCGTTACGTGGATAGAGCCCTGAAATATATTCAGATGGAATTCTTTACCACAGGTAATGGGGACCGTTCTAACGCCGCCAACTACTACATTCTTCTAACTGGTGGACCGTCTGCCGGAAATAAAGCTGCTGCATTTGGATCGGCAATTAGATCTATAGCCTCCAGTAATATATTCATTGTCG GTGTAAACATTTCCTCGAGTGATGACTCTGAATTTCTTGATACTGTGGATGACGACAAATACCTGAAGGCCGTCAACTTTTCTGTTCTTCAATGTATCAACGATGTGGTCGTTCCCAATATCACTCAGTGTCCAGACTCGGTCACCCCGGCTAGTTTAGTCTCTCCAA gtTGCCAACTTGATATCGTTTTTATCATGGAAAAAACAGAAACGTCTTCCCATGAGAACTACGTGTTCCTGAAAAGTTTCTTCTCCAACATAGCACTACAGTTGGATGTATCAAGTAGCACTATACGTATTGGAGTCGTTACGTACGACACAGATGCGTACACAACAATCGCCCTAGATACCTACATGACACCTACAGATATCAGCTACCAGATTCTGAAATTACCGGAAGGTACAGGCAAAAGAAACATGATCGACAAAGCTTTGATTCACACCAAAGATAACTTCTTTACAGCAGCTAATGGAGACCGTGCGAGCGCTGCTAATTATTACGTGTTCGCCATAGACGGAGTAAGAAGTGGTGCCTCTATCCAGGCGGAATATATTATGAAAGGATGGCCCAGCACAGTGTTTGCTATCG ATATAAACAGTGGTTATGAAAAAGAGTATAGAAGAACAGCGGGGGATAATAGTCGATATTTTTATGCATCTTCTTATGCGAATTTATCCGCCATCGAGTCTGACGTCATCGCAGCCATTACGAAATGTCCTGTGCCACAACCAGTGACGACAACTGACGGTTCTCTCATGTTCGCTGATGTCT cTGCTCCTTGCTTAAACAGTCTCATCTATCTTTACCCGGAAGACCTTACAGAAGGAAAAGACGGCGGACAAA ATATGATGTACTTGATGACTGATTTTGTGTATACCATAACAAGTTGTTCACGCATCACTTCATGGGAATTCTCCCATTGGAAATCTGGATACATTGACTTCATGGTCTGGAGGCCAAGTGGTAGTAATTATAAACTGGTGGCTTACAACACTATCTATGTTTCAG GTAAAAATACTACAACATACACGGTGGTTGAGTACGAGAGGATTGCTGTTCTAGATGGTGATCTGATCGGGTG GCGgagcaagggagataatttagtTACAAGTGGGCCATGTTTAGGACCATGTGCGGAGGGATACAAAGTGACACCAAACAATGTTCAAATCGGAGAGGAGTTCGATTGGAAAAACTCGGGCACGTCGATCAATGGAACTGCATATGCTATTAAAGCATGCCTAGAAGACA ATACAGCAATATCATTTTCTACATCGACAATCAGCGCAAAGATACCTGACCACTTACCTGTCGGATCTTTTGTGACGTTACTGGAGCCAGACGGTGCAGACTACGCTGAAGTCGTTAATTATACCGTCTTGCAACACTCCTCATATTCAAATTCTATGGAATATTTCACGGTGGACGAAACATCGG GCCAAATAACAGTGGCTAAAAGATTCCTGAAAGCCAAAGTGAAGAGTGACTATGCCTTCCTTGTCAGGGCTAAAGATTCTTGTAATACCACTGCAACGGCGACAGTTTCTATTCAAACACAGAATATG CCCCCTGAAGTCCTTGGTATGCCAAACGTTATCTCCATAACCGAGGAAACTGAGGGAGATGCAAAATTGTACACAACAATTGTTGAAGATCCCAGCGGGGATAGCGTTTGCTGTTCATTAGAGAGTACGTTACCGAAGACGAACAATTTTGTGGTTTTCGGCAATGACACAGGAATCCGTGTCAATTACTCCATCATGGCCAGCGAATCACCTGCATTTTCTTACAGACAATATAATTCTTACATCGTAAAGTTATGTTGTGATGACGACGAAGACAAATCTACCGGGGTACTTATTGTCAACATCAAGAAACCCAACAAAACAACAACGTATGAGCCACCAG GGTGGTTCATGCTCTCAATAGGAATATCGTGTGTGCCTATTTTCCTCATGGCATTGATGGCGTGTGTTGTGCTCATCCAAACTATGTTTGTACCAGaagaattgaagaaaaaataa
- the LOC105342765 gene encoding uncharacterized protein isoform X1, with product MHSGMVHVTNTVDGVNFWGECVTTLGVPDLRCIDPPGEPLGPQWLEVSTEVRDWVATSQTKKIIILYKTSRGSIETQRFTTTKGPDLHRISRKNTMASLSFPTVCLLVLAGCAAYVTANGYGQSAYSYARPQIYAPARPSFGYAGTGVGGGLSGGLGLNSDLGGILPILLIFLVLGLAAPALIGSLQSVRDGTNDVLRSRSL from the exons ATGCATTCCGGTATGGTACATGTTACAAACACGGTGGACGGAGTGAACTTTTGGGGTGAGTGTGTCACTACCCTGGGAGTCCCGGATCTGAGGTGTATTGACCCCCCGGGGGAACCCCTGGGTCCTCAGTGGTTAGAAGTCTCAACCGAAGTCCGTGATTGGGTGGCTACGTCACAgacaaagaaaataataatactaTATAAGACATCTCGTGGATCTATTGAAACACAAAGGTTTACAACGACCAAAGGACCAGATTTACACCGTATATCAAG AAAAAACACAATGGCATCTCTCAGTTTTCCCACTGTCTGTCTGCTTGTCCTCGCTGGATGTGCTGCTTACGTCACAGCCAATGGATACGGCCAGTCGGCCTACAGCTATGCCAGGCCACAGATATACGCCCCCGCCCGGCCCTCCTTTGGATACGCTGGTACCGGAGTCGGAGGTGGACTCTCAGGGGGCCTGGGACTTAACAGTGACCTCGGTGGGATACTCCCAATCCTTCTCATCT TTTTAGTCCTGGGGTTGGCAGCACCTGCTCTGATCGGTTCTCTACAGTCCGTTAGAGACGGAACCAATGACGTCCTCAGATCTAGGTCACTCTGA